A single genomic interval of Euwallacea similis isolate ESF13 chromosome 2, ESF131.1, whole genome shotgun sequence harbors:
- the olf186-M gene encoding protein ITPRID2 isoform X2, with product MAELKKKNSTITQQWLENLQNLQNHQMNHLQNTSYSNMYAPQQSLMSRQRQLLRDSSVQSDDSHCSSVESVLELRKPDPEEVLLSLGFGPRRNSHNIGRIPARFLQPSRLIPQIDINEFLERYAQNSADLPQSIPNSPVHLKQKN from the exons ATGGcggaacttaaaaaaaaaaactcgacGATCACTCAACAATGGCTAGAGAACTTGCAAAACCTTCAAAACCACCAAATGAATCATCTGCAGAATACTTCCTACTCAAACATGTATGCTCCACAACAATCATTAATGAGCAGACAAAGGCAACTATTAAG AGATAGTTCTGTCCAATCAGATGACAGCCACTGCAGTAGTGTTGAGTCAGTGTTAGAACTCAGGAAGCCAGATCCTGAGGAAGTATTGCTAAGTTTAGGGTTTGGGCCTAGGCGAAATTCACATAACATAGGGAGAATTCCTGCTAGATTTTTACAGCCATCCAGA ttAATACCCCAAATTGACATTAATGAGTTCCTTGAGAGATATGCTCAGAATTCTGCTGATTTACCACA ATCCATTCCGAATTCTCCAGTCCATCTAAaacaaaagaattaa
- the olf186-M gene encoding protein ITPRID2 isoform X1, with translation MEKSPKSCTMAELKKKNSTITQQWLENLQNLQNHQMNHLQNTSYSNMYAPQQSLMSRQRQLLRDSSVQSDDSHCSSVESVLELRKPDPEEVLLSLGFGPRRNSHNIGRIPARFLQPSRLIPQIDINEFLERYAQNSADLPQSIPNSPVHLKQKN, from the exons ATGGAAAAATCACCTAAAAGTTG TACTATGGcggaacttaaaaaaaaaaactcgacGATCACTCAACAATGGCTAGAGAACTTGCAAAACCTTCAAAACCACCAAATGAATCATCTGCAGAATACTTCCTACTCAAACATGTATGCTCCACAACAATCATTAATGAGCAGACAAAGGCAACTATTAAG AGATAGTTCTGTCCAATCAGATGACAGCCACTGCAGTAGTGTTGAGTCAGTGTTAGAACTCAGGAAGCCAGATCCTGAGGAAGTATTGCTAAGTTTAGGGTTTGGGCCTAGGCGAAATTCACATAACATAGGGAGAATTCCTGCTAGATTTTTACAGCCATCCAGA ttAATACCCCAAATTGACATTAATGAGTTCCTTGAGAGATATGCTCAGAATTCTGCTGATTTACCACA ATCCATTCCGAATTCTCCAGTCCATCTAAaacaaaagaattaa